The region TTACCAAAAAGAAGATTAGAAGCAAGAAAGCAATATCGGCCATAGAACCGGCATTAACTTCTGGTGCTGCTCTTTTTGCCATATTATTACTTAGTTAATTTTTTAACTCCGGATATCACCATCGCTAGAATTGCAATACCTGCAAGAATGTAGAAAGTTACTAAACCTGCACTTACCCAATGCGCTGCGTTGGCCGAGAGTATATCCCCATCCTTAAGCGTCATTTGAGTACCATCGGTTACAAGGTAAGCAATTACAATAACTGCAACAAAGGCACCAACAGCAATAAGTGTGTTTTTAATATTTCCTTTAAACAGACCTTTTATCACGAAGAATGCGACCAATACAAGAACAACAAGCAACACGAAATAAGACAAATACATTATTGGTGCAAGCAGACTATTCTGTAAATCGGCCGAGGCCTCTATAGCATCACCGTCTTCGGCAAGGATCCTTCCCAGTAGGATAAGACCTATAACGCCTAAAACGATGGACACATATTTTAATATTTTATGTAAAGTCATAATTTAATCTGGTCTTAGATTCTTTTTTTGTTTTTGTAAGCTACCAACATATCGATAAGAGTGATAGATGCATCTTCCATATCATTTACGATACTATCAATTTTAGCGATAATATAGTTATAAAATATTTGAAGAATAATAGCTACGATCAAACCAAATACGGTTGTAAGAAGTGCCACTTTAATACCTCCGGCAACAAGAGATGGTTGCATATCACCAGCAGCTTCAATTCTATCAAAGGCGGTAATCATACCAATTACAGTACCCATGAAACCAAGCATAGGAGCAATAGCGATAAATAAAGACAACCAGGAAACGTTTTTCTCTAACTGTCCCATTTGAACTCCACCGTAAGCTACAACAGCTTTTTCTGCAGCGTCAATACTTTCGTCTGCACGATCAAGACCCTGGTAGTAGATAGAAGCAACAGGTCCCTTTGTATTTCTACAAACTTCCTTAGCAGATTCTACACCACCACTGTTTAAAGCATCTTCTACATCTCTAGCCAGTTTTCTGGTGTTAGTTGTAGAAAGGTTTAAAAAGATAATTCTCTCAATGGCAACAGCCAAACCAAGAATTAAACATAAAAGTACAATCCCCATAAATGCAGGACCACCTTCTATAAATCGTTTTTTAAGTTCCTGATGAAAACCAAGAGATTCTTCCTCTGCCTCATCTGCGGCAGCTGCAGCCTCTTCGTCTTGTACAAAATTCACAATTGTACCAGGTAATGTGTTAACATTATTGGCCGCATTTA is a window of Salegentibacter salegens DNA encoding:
- a CDS encoding MotA/TolQ/ExbB proton channel family protein, with the translated sequence MKRLFSILVIAAVMVLGAGNLNAANNVNTLPGTIVNFVQDEEAAAAADEAEEESLGFHQELKKRFIEGGPAFMGIVLLCLILGLAVAIERIIFLNLSTTNTRKLARDVEDALNSGGVESAKEVCRNTKGPVASIYYQGLDRADESIDAAEKAVVAYGGVQMGQLEKNVSWLSLFIAIAPMLGFMGTVIGMITAFDRIEAAGDMQPSLVAGGIKVALLTTVFGLIVAIILQIFYNYIIAKIDSIVNDMEDASITLIDMLVAYKNKKRI